One genomic window of Sodaliphilus pleomorphus includes the following:
- a CDS encoding SGNH/GDSL hydrolase family protein, which produces MKKTIMLLTAVFLLAVARLAAADKWTGLSKYDSQNATLVAARNMGNRVVFMGNSITELWLSVDPGFFAAHSNFINRGISGQTTYQMLVRFRSDVVNLQPKVVVILGGTNDIAENAGLVYNENRTLGNIVTMVELARLHKIKPIVCSVPPCASYYWSKTATGIQLKILRLNERLAAYCKQQGLPFVDYYTPLVKGADNALNPDYTKDGVHPNLAGYKVMEPIILKAVSKYVK; this is translated from the coding sequence ATGAAGAAAACAATCATGCTCCTCACTGCGGTCTTCTTGCTGGCAGTGGCCAGGCTTGCCGCTGCCGACAAGTGGACCGGCTTGTCGAAATATGACTCGCAGAATGCCACTCTCGTGGCTGCCCGCAACATGGGCAACCGGGTGGTGTTTATGGGCAATTCCATTACCGAACTGTGGCTCAGCGTCGACCCCGGCTTCTTTGCAGCCCACAGCAATTTCATCAACCGCGGTATCTCGGGGCAGACGACCTATCAAATGCTGGTGCGCTTTCGCAGCGATGTCGTCAATCTCCAGCCCAAGGTGGTGGTGATACTGGGCGGCACCAACGATATTGCCGAGAATGCCGGCCTCGTCTACAACGAGAACCGCACCCTGGGTAATATTGTGACTATGGTGGAGCTGGCCCGCCTTCACAAGATTAAGCCCATCGTGTGCTCGGTTCCGCCTTGTGCCAGTTACTACTGGAGCAAGACGGCTACAGGCATTCAGCTCAAAATACTGCGTCTCAACGAGCGGCTGGCTGCCTACTGCAAGCAGCAGGGCCTGCCCTTTGTCGACTACTACACCCCGCTGGTGAAAGGTGCCGACAATGCCCTCAACCCCGACTATACCAAGGACGGGGTGCACCCCAACCTGGCCGGCTACAAGGTGATGGAGCCCATCATTCTGAAGGCTGTTTCAAAATATGTGAAATGA